A single window of Pygocentrus nattereri isolate fPygNat1 chromosome 24, fPygNat1.pri, whole genome shotgun sequence DNA harbors:
- the LOC108433876 gene encoding uncharacterized protein LOC108433876, whose translation MSLTMTKAEGVTVFTVTSNPKSKWPLLCQLLGTLCWSPVCSVSQSLKQKIGRTHTVLGTLQILVGLMNVAFGCIFRSVGSFSYWPLLDSCFWLGAGFIAAGIVCILAEKFPSSCLLSFTILVNLVSVGLAITATVFYSVDLVWLPQRSECDQSYLYGNGYGYYRTTPSPEKKTLTEDCERKEYIVKLVNRGLDILLIVLAVLQLCVTVSSCVLILKTLCKKKKGDDMEDPELHKPLVEEVLSNPAC comes from the exons ATGTCACTGACTATGACTAAAGCCGAGGGGGTGACCGTGTTCACCGTCACCTCCAATCCCAAAAGCAAGTGGCCGCTGCTTTGCCAGCTTCTGGGCACCTTGTGCTGGAGCCCAGTCTGCTCTGTGTCTCAGAGCTTGAAGCAGAAGATAGGCAGGACTCACACAGTTCTGGGG ACTCTGCAGATTCTGGTTGGGTTAATGAATGTGGCCTTTGGGTGTATCTTTAGGAGCGTGGGCAGCTTCTCCTACTGGCCACTTTTGGACAGCTGTTTTTGGTTGGGGGCTGGG TTTATTGCAGCTGGCATCGTGTGCATCCTTGCCGAGAAGTTTCCCAGCAGTTGCCTG cTCAGCTTTACCATCCTGGTGAATCTGGTCAGTGTTGGACTGGCTATTACTGCCACTGTATTCTACTCAGTAGACTTAGTGTGGTTGCCTCAACGTTCCGAATGTGATCAAAGTTACCTGTATGGAAATGGATATGGCTATTACAGGACCACACCATCTCCTGAGAAGAAAACCCTGACAGAGGACTGTGAGCGCAAGGAGTACATTGTCAAG CTGGTCAACAGAGGACTGGATATCCTGCTGATCGTGTTGGCTGTCCTTCAACTTTGTGTCACCGTCAGCTCATGTGTTCTGATTCTGAAGACTCTgtgcaagaagaagaaaggagacGACATG GAAGATCCTGAGCTTCACAAGCCCCTCGTGGAGGAAGTTCTCTCAAACCCCGCCTGTTAG